In Procambarus clarkii isolate CNS0578487 chromosome 5, FALCON_Pclarkii_2.0, whole genome shotgun sequence, the following are encoded in one genomic region:
- the LOC138351369 gene encoding restin homolog, with protein MHFHSSKLQGVLTQLQGVLTQLQGVLTQLQGVLTQLQGVLTQLQGVLTQLQGVLTQLQGVLTQLQGVLTQLQGVLTQLQGVLTQLQGVLTQLQGVLTQLQGVLTQLQGVLTQLQGVLTQLQGVLTQLQGVLTQLQGVLTQLQGVLTQLQGVLTQLQGVLTQLQGVLTQLQGVLTQLQGVLTQLQGVLTQLQGVLTQLQGVLTQLQGVLTQLQGVLTQLQGVLTQLQGVLTQLQGVLTQLQGVLTQLQGVLTQLQGVLTQLQGVLTQLQGVLTQLQGVLTQLQGVLTQLQGVLTQLQGVLTQLQGVLTQLQGVLTQLQGVLTQLQGVLTQLQGVLTQLQGVLTQLQGVLTQLQGVLTQLQGVLTQLQGVLTQLQGVLTQLQGVLTQLQGVLTQLQGVLTQLQGVLTQLQGVLTQLQGVLTQLQGVLTQLQGVLTQLQGVLTQLQGVLTQLQGVLTQLQGVLTQLQGVLTQLQGVLTQLQGVLTQLQGVLTQLQGVLTQLQGVLTQLQGVLTQLQGVLTQLQGVLTQLQGVLTQLQGVLTQLQGVLTQLQGVLTQLQGVLTQLQGVLTQLQGVLTQLQGVLTQLQGVLTQLLGVFHCSSNIIRAPSQRTLWPAIMGRALDHCNHGGREEN; from the exons ATGCATTTTCACTCATCAAAA CTTCAGGGTGTATTGACTCAGCTTCAGGGTGTATTGACTCAGCTTCAGGGTGTATTGACTCAGCTTCAGGGTGTATTGACTCAGCTTCAGGGTGTATTGACTCAGCTTCAGGGTGTATTGACTCAGCTTCAGGGTGTATTGACTCAGCTTCAGGGTGTATTGACTCAGCTTCAGGGTGTATTGACTCAGCTTCAGGGTGTATTGACTCAGCTTCAGGGTGTATTGACTCAGCTTCAGGGTGTATTGACTCAGCTTCAGGGTGTATTGACTCAGCTTCAGGGTGTATTGACTCAGCTTCAGGGTGTATTGACTCAGCTTCAGGGTGTATTGACTCAGCTTCAGGGTGTATTGACTCAGCTTCAGGGTGTATTGACTCAGCTTCAGGGTGTATTGACTCAGCTTCAGGGTGTATTGACTCAGCTTCAGGGTGTATTGACTCAGCTTCAGGGTGTATTGACTCAGCTTCAGGGTGTATTGACTCAGCTTCAGGGTGTATTGACTCAGCTTCAGGGTGTATTGACTCAGCTTCAGGGTGTATTGACTCAGCTTCAGGGTGTATTGACTCAGCTTCAGGGTGTATTGACTCAGCTTCAGGGTGTATTGACTCAGCTTCAGGGTGTATTGACTCAGCTTCAGGGTGTATTGACTCAGCTTCAGGGTGTATTGACTCAGCTTCAGGGTGTATTGACTCAGCTTCAGGGTGTATTGACTCAGCTTCAGGGTGTATTGACTCAGCTTCAGGGTGTATTGACTCAGCTTCAGGGTGTATTGACTCAGCTTCAGGGTGTATTGACTCAGCTTCAGGGTGTATTGACTCAGCTTCAGGGTGTATTGACTCAGCTTCAGGGTGTATTGACTCAGCTTCAGGGTGTATTGACTCAGCTTCAGGGTGTATTGACTCAGCTTCAGGGTGTATTGACTCAGCTTCAGGGTGTATTGACTCAGCTTCAGGGTGTATTGACTCAGCTTCAGGGTGTATTGACTCAGCTTCAGGGTGTATTGACTCAGCTTCAGGGTGTATTGACTCAGCTTCAGGGTGTATTGACTCAGCTTCAGGGTGTATTGACTCAGCTTCAGGGTGTATTGACTCAGCTTCAGGGTGTATTGACTCAGCTTCAGGGTGTATTGACTCAGCTTCAGGGTGTATTGACTCAGCTTCAGGGTGTATTGACTCAGCTTCAGGGTGTATTGACTCAGCTTCAGGGTGTATTGACTCAGCTTCAGGGTGTATTGACTCAGCTTCAGGGTGTATTGACTCAGCTTCAGGGTGTATTGACTCAGCTTCAGGGTGTATTGACTCAGCTTCAGGGTGTATTGACTCAGCTTCAGGGTGTATTGACTCAGCTTCAGGGTGTATTGACTCAGCTTCAGGGTGTATTGACTCAGCTTCAGGGTGTATTGACTCAGCTTCAGGGTGTATTGACTCAGCTTCAGGGTGTACTGACTCAGCTTCAGGGTGTATTGACTCAGCTTCAGGGTGTATTGACTCAGCTTCAGGGTGTATTGACTCAGCTTCAGGGTGTATTGACTCAGCTTCAGGGTGTATTGACTCAGCTTCAGGGTGTATTGACTCAGCTTCAGGGTGTATTGACTCAGCTTCAGGGTGTACTGACTCAGCTTCAGGGTGTACTGACTCAGCTTCAGGGTGTATTGACTCAGCTTCAGGGTGTATTGACTCAGCTTCAGGGTGTATTGACTCAGCTTCAGGGTGTACTGACTCAGCTTCAGGGTGTATTGACTCAGCTTCTGGGTGTATTTCATTGCTCGTCAAATATCATTCGAGCACCGAGCCAAAGGACATTGTGGCCAGCGATCATGGGTCGGGCTCTGGATCACTGTAATCATGGTGGCCGCGAAGAGAATTAG